One Acidimicrobiales bacterium DNA segment encodes these proteins:
- a CDS encoding Rieske 2Fe-2S domain-containing protein — translation MSFVIVLAIVGLVLAAAAVLFTVQRTRDTQRAVGYLARETKSRDRSASRSRGEEAEAPSTGREVELATVAARRGGTDLATAPPSAPVAWEPPDEDAMGVTRRQFMNRGIIAGFGLGIGGFAPAALAFLWPQGTSGFGSKISVGSVAELKSQVQQGNGFLYYPEGRMWITEYPASSLDNARGAYSESELAGMEAGLVALYQKCPHLGCRVPNCPTSQWFECGCHGSQYNRVGEKKAGPAPRGLDRFAMAVEGGTFTVDTGLIIQGPAIGTNTTGQEAEGPHCISGGAAH, via the coding sequence ATGTCCTTCGTCATCGTCCTCGCCATCGTGGGCCTGGTCCTCGCCGCTGCGGCCGTGCTCTTCACCGTGCAGCGCACCCGCGACACCCAGCGGGCCGTCGGCTACCTGGCCCGTGAGACCAAGAGCCGGGACCGCTCGGCGTCCCGCTCCCGGGGTGAGGAGGCCGAGGCCCCCTCCACCGGCCGGGAGGTCGAGCTGGCCACCGTGGCGGCCCGGCGGGGGGGCACCGACCTGGCCACCGCGCCCCCCTCGGCCCCGGTGGCCTGGGAGCCGCCCGACGAGGACGCCATGGGCGTCACCCGTCGCCAGTTCATGAACCGGGGCATCATCGCCGGCTTCGGCCTCGGCATCGGCGGCTTCGCCCCCGCGGCCCTGGCCTTCCTGTGGCCCCAGGGCACCTCGGGCTTCGGCTCCAAGATCTCGGTCGGCAGCGTGGCCGAGCTCAAGTCCCAGGTCCAGCAGGGCAACGGCTTCCTCTACTACCCCGAGGGCCGCATGTGGATCACCGAGTACCCGGCGTCCTCGCTCGACAACGCCCGGGGCGCCTACTCCGAGTCCGAGCTGGCCGGCATGGAGGCCGGGCTGGTGGCCCTCTACCAGAAGTGCCCGCACCTCGGGTGCCGGGTGCCCAACTGCCCGACGTCGCAGTGGTTCGAGTGCGGCTGCCACGGCTCGCAGTACAACCGGGTCGGTGAGAAGAAGGCCGGCCCCGCGCCCCGTGGCCTCGACCGCTTCGCCATGGCCGTCGAGGGCGGGACGTTCACCGTCGACACCGGCCTGATCATCCAGGGGCCGGCGATCGGCACCAACACCACCGGCCAGGAGGCCGAGGGTCCGCACTGCATCTCCGGAGGTGCCGCGCACTGA